The proteins below come from a single Hyphomicrobium denitrificans ATCC 51888 genomic window:
- a CDS encoding YebC/PmpR family DNA-binding transcriptional regulator: MAGHSQFKNIMHRKGKQDAMRSKLFAKLAREITVAAKSGTPDPDMNPRLRLAIQEARAENMPKDNVERAIKKAAGGDLANYEAVRYEGYAPGGVAIICEALTDNRNRTGGVVRSVFTKYNGNLGSTGSVSHMFNHIGEITYKPETGSAEAVLDAAIEAGADDVQSDANGHVIVCAFETLGSTAAALEKALGEAQSVKAVWKPNLTTQVDEDNAQAIMKMLAALEDDDDVQNVFANFEISDEVLKKLTAA, from the coding sequence ATGGCCGGCCATTCGCAATTCAAGAACATCATGCATCGCAAGGGCAAGCAGGACGCCATGCGTTCCAAGCTGTTTGCGAAGCTCGCACGCGAAATCACCGTTGCAGCCAAGTCCGGCACGCCCGATCCCGACATGAACCCGCGCTTGCGCCTCGCGATCCAGGAAGCGCGCGCCGAAAACATGCCCAAGGATAACGTCGAGCGTGCGATCAAGAAGGCCGCCGGCGGCGATCTCGCGAACTATGAAGCGGTGCGTTACGAGGGCTATGCACCCGGCGGCGTCGCGATCATCTGCGAAGCGCTGACCGACAATCGCAATCGCACGGGCGGCGTCGTGCGCAGCGTCTTCACGAAATACAACGGCAATCTCGGCTCGACGGGCTCCGTCAGCCACATGTTCAATCACATCGGCGAAATTACTTACAAGCCCGAGACCGGCTCGGCCGAAGCCGTGCTCGACGCCGCGATCGAGGCCGGCGCCGACGACGTCCAGTCCGACGCCAACGGCCACGTCATCGTCTGCGCGTTTGAAACGCTGGGCTCGACGGCGGCGGCGCTCGAAAAGGCGCTCGGAGAAGCGCAAAGCGTCAAAGCTGTCTGGAAACCCAATCTCACGACGCAGGTCGATGAGGACAACGCTCAAGCGATCATGAAGATGCTTGCGGCGCTCGAAGACGACGACGACGTTCAGAACGTCTTCGCCAACTTCGAAATCTCCGACGAGGTCCTGAAGAAGCTGACGGCGGCCTGA
- the tolQ gene encoding protein TolQ: protein MNPADVAQGVVAPVNAAGFSFIELFMQASLVVKIVMTGLGLASIWSWAIIFEKLLAFRRARVESDKFEQMFWSGQSLDELYANLSRGRTITMAALFVAAMREWKRSVEGNIRALGGIQLRVEKVMDVTISREMERLDRRLLFLATVGSTAPFVGLFGTVWGIMTSFQSIAVSKNTSLAVVAPGIAEALFATALGLMAAIPAVVFYNKFSADSSAISQRLYAFSDEFAAIVSRQIDVRT, encoded by the coding sequence ATGAATCCCGCGGATGTCGCTCAAGGCGTCGTTGCTCCGGTCAATGCAGCTGGATTTTCCTTCATTGAACTATTCATGCAGGCCAGCCTCGTCGTCAAAATCGTGATGACGGGATTGGGTCTCGCCTCGATCTGGTCGTGGGCGATCATTTTCGAGAAGCTGCTGGCGTTTCGCCGCGCCCGCGTCGAGAGCGATAAGTTCGAGCAGATGTTCTGGTCCGGCCAGTCGCTCGACGAGCTTTACGCCAATCTCTCGCGCGGACGGACGATCACGATGGCTGCGCTGTTCGTCGCCGCGATGCGCGAATGGAAACGCTCCGTCGAAGGCAACATCCGCGCGCTCGGCGGCATTCAGCTGCGCGTCGAGAAGGTGATGGACGTCACGATCAGCCGCGAGATGGAACGCCTCGACCGCCGGCTGCTCTTTCTCGCGACCGTTGGCTCGACCGCGCCGTTCGTCGGTCTGTTCGGCACCGTCTGGGGCATCATGACGAGCTTCCAGTCGATCGCTGTTTCTAAGAACACGTCGCTGGCGGTCGTTGCGCCGGGTATCGCGGAAGCGCTGTTCGCAACGGCGCTCGGCCTCATGGCCGCTATTCCCGCCGTCGTGTTCTACAACAAATTTTCCGCCGATTCGTCTGCGATTTCTCAACGCCTGTATGCGTTTTCCGATGAGTTCGCCGCGATCGTATCGCGTCAGATCGACGTGAGGACCTGA
- a CDS encoding APC family permease has product MNQTTAVHGEKISLLRVLGPAHVWALGVGIVLVGEYMGWNFAVGKGGAIAALIACWAAGLLYTCVAMIDSEVTSTVAAAGGQYAQSKHIIGPLMAFNVGLYLVFAYTMLEAANAITLGYLVQTVGQMAGFAEAQDKPFIVLAIVFLAWLNYRGVYATLTVNLVLTAIAFIAVVILFTAVKPWSTEMLNHKEILNGLPYGWIGVLASLHFGLWYYLGIEGTCQAAEEVRSPARSLPLGTMAGIMTLLIAATMTWYLCSGLMPWEYLGQATTPLFDAARLTSSTPLMVLLFIGTMFSTLASANGCINDASRAWFSMGRDRYLPTWFGAVHPKNRTPFRSIVFLVPVALTFAYFAPLDQVITFSILSGLLGYTYMSIQVIFFRQMWPLDMIKRGYVHPFHPIPALVLLTICSATYFAVFLGYGTQLVAMMVFFIVASLWFHFHRYKYVRRGDQFTMNWPRPQGY; this is encoded by the coding sequence GTGAATCAGACAACTGCTGTTCACGGAGAGAAAATCTCTCTGCTCCGCGTCCTCGGTCCCGCACACGTGTGGGCATTGGGCGTCGGCATCGTGCTCGTCGGCGAGTACATGGGCTGGAACTTCGCGGTGGGCAAGGGCGGCGCAATCGCGGCCTTGATCGCCTGCTGGGCTGCCGGCCTACTCTATACCTGCGTCGCCATGATCGACTCGGAAGTGACGTCGACCGTCGCTGCCGCCGGTGGTCAGTACGCGCAGTCGAAACACATCATCGGACCGTTGATGGCGTTCAACGTCGGTCTCTATCTCGTGTTTGCCTACACGATGCTGGAAGCCGCGAATGCCATCACGCTCGGCTATCTCGTCCAGACCGTCGGACAAATGGCCGGATTCGCAGAAGCTCAGGACAAGCCATTCATCGTTTTGGCCATCGTGTTCCTTGCGTGGCTGAACTATCGCGGCGTCTACGCGACGCTGACGGTGAACCTGGTTCTGACCGCAATTGCGTTCATCGCCGTCGTCATCCTGTTCACCGCGGTGAAGCCGTGGTCGACCGAGATGCTCAATCATAAGGAGATCCTGAACGGATTGCCCTATGGCTGGATCGGCGTGCTTGCTTCGCTCCACTTCGGCCTCTGGTATTACCTCGGCATCGAGGGAACGTGTCAGGCTGCCGAAGAGGTCCGCTCGCCAGCTCGCTCGCTGCCGCTCGGAACGATGGCGGGCATCATGACCCTGCTCATCGCAGCAACGATGACGTGGTACCTCTGCTCCGGTCTGATGCCGTGGGAATACCTCGGTCAGGCCACGACGCCGCTCTTCGACGCCGCACGGCTGACAAGCTCGACGCCGCTGATGGTCCTGCTGTTCATCGGTACGATGTTCTCGACGCTTGCATCCGCCAACGGCTGCATCAACGACGCGTCGCGCGCCTGGTTCTCGATGGGCCGCGACCGTTATCTGCCGACCTGGTTCGGCGCCGTGCATCCCAAGAACAGGACGCCCTTCCGGTCGATCGTGTTCCTGGTGCCCGTCGCCCTGACCTTTGCGTACTTCGCGCCGCTCGATCAGGTGATCACGTTCTCGATCCTGTCGGGTCTGCTCGGATATACGTACATGTCGATCCAGGTGATCTTCTTCCGTCAGATGTGGCCGCTGGACATGATCAAACGCGGATACGTGCATCCGTTCCATCCGATCCCGGCGCTTGTTCTGCTGACCATCTGCTCCGCAACATACTTCGCGGTGTTCCTTGGATACGGCACCCAGCTCGTCGCGATGATGGTGTTCTTCATCGTCGCTTCGCTCTGGTTCCACTTCCACCGCTACAAGTACGTCCGTCGCGGCGACCAGTTCACGATGAACTGGCCGCGTCCGCAGGGCTACTGA
- a CDS encoding metallophosphoesterase — protein MITRRDLLKMLAAVGVGSTALSSYAVAESFGEWVTPYALTPPGWTPGLRVRLAVLADLHVCEPWMSVDRVAAIVDQTNSLKPDAILLLGDYVVGRSLRRLSTSVVSAGTWATALGRLKAPLGVHAVLGNHDWWDDPNVQKRRAGPTRAGLALQAVGIPVYENQAVRLEKDGQAFWIAGLGDQWAFRSREGDDEIPPSKGFRYQGVDDLPRTLAQVTDDAPVILMAHEPDIFPEVPDRVSLTVSGHTHGGQVRIFGFAPMVPSRFGLRYVYGHKVEHGRNLIVSGGLGCSTLPVRLGSPPEIVRIDLGGNGGEV, from the coding sequence GTGATCACCCGCCGCGATTTGCTGAAGATGCTTGCTGCCGTGGGGGTCGGCTCCACGGCGCTGAGCAGCTATGCCGTCGCGGAATCGTTCGGCGAATGGGTAACACCTTACGCCCTGACGCCGCCCGGATGGACGCCTGGCTTGCGAGTGCGCCTTGCGGTGCTCGCCGATCTCCACGTCTGCGAACCCTGGATGTCCGTCGATCGCGTCGCGGCCATCGTCGATCAGACCAACAGTCTCAAACCGGACGCAATACTGCTGCTCGGCGATTACGTCGTCGGCCGAAGCCTCCGCAGATTGTCGACCTCGGTTGTCAGCGCCGGAACATGGGCGACAGCGCTCGGACGCCTCAAGGCGCCGCTCGGCGTGCACGCGGTTCTCGGCAATCACGATTGGTGGGATGACCCCAATGTGCAGAAGCGGCGGGCGGGGCCGACACGCGCGGGGCTTGCGTTGCAGGCTGTCGGCATCCCCGTTTACGAGAACCAGGCAGTCCGGCTGGAGAAGGACGGGCAAGCATTCTGGATCGCGGGCCTGGGCGATCAGTGGGCATTCCGCTCGCGAGAGGGCGACGACGAAATCCCGCCCAGCAAAGGCTTTCGCTATCAAGGTGTCGACGATCTCCCGCGCACGTTGGCGCAAGTGACTGATGATGCGCCGGTGATTCTGATGGCACACGAGCCCGACATTTTTCCTGAAGTGCCCGACCGCGTTTCGCTGACGGTTTCCGGCCATACGCACGGTGGTCAGGTTCGAATTTTCGGCTTTGCGCCGATGGTGCCGTCACGGTTCGGGCTGCGTTACGTATACGGCCATAAAGTGGAGCACGGCCGCAACCTGATCGTGTCCGGAGGCCTCGGCTGCTCGACGCTTCCCGTGCGGCTCGGATCGCCGCCCGAGATCGTCAGGATCGATCTCGGCGGCAACGGGGGAGAAGTGTGA
- the ybgC gene encoding tol-pal system-associated acyl-CoA thioesterase translates to MTDKKWPDLAGRIFRDEAGQRHVLPVRVYFEDTDAGGVVYHASYVRFCERGRTDFLRLLGTDARRLIDGSDNREPAAFVVRRMTFDFFRPARMDDLLEVETRVKEIGGASVTLIQTVTRDGNRIAEAEVTVVLISVSGKPLRLSQAVRGAFLAHTHVQVS, encoded by the coding sequence GTGACCGACAAGAAATGGCCGGATCTCGCAGGCCGCATTTTCCGCGACGAAGCAGGCCAGCGCCATGTGCTGCCGGTGCGCGTTTATTTTGAGGACACCGACGCGGGCGGCGTCGTCTACCACGCGTCCTACGTCCGCTTTTGCGAGCGTGGGCGAACGGACTTCCTACGCCTGCTCGGAACCGACGCGCGCCGTTTGATCGACGGCTCTGACAACCGCGAGCCTGCCGCGTTCGTCGTCCGCCGGATGACGTTCGATTTCTTCCGCCCCGCACGCATGGACGACCTGCTCGAGGTCGAGACCCGCGTCAAGGAAATCGGCGGCGCGAGCGTTACGCTCATCCAGACGGTCACGCGCGACGGCAATCGCATCGCCGAAGCGGAGGTGACCGTGGTGCTGATATCGGTGTCGGGAAAGCCGTTGCGTCTGAGCCAGGCGGTGCGCGGCGCATTTCTCGCGCATACGCACGTGCAGGTGAGCTAG
- the ruvB gene encoding Holliday junction branch migration DNA helicase RuvB: MTDRLVSSARKEVDAYEATIRPQSLDEFIGQEQARANLRIFITAARGRGDALDHVLFAGPPGLGKTTLAQIMAKELGVGFRATSGPVISKAGDLAALLTNLEERDVLFIDEIHRLNPAVEEILYPAMEDFQLDLMIGEGPAARSVRIDLPKFTLVGATTRAGLLTNPLRDRFGIPVRLNFYSVPELELVVSRGARVLGANMASDGAREIAKRSRGTPRIAGRLLRRVRDFAAVEGAAVVNAAVADRALKMLEVDGEGLDALDHRYLGCILKNYEGGPVGIETLAAALSEPRDALEEIVEPYLLQQGFISRTPRGRVLTLKAYRHLGVSGPARTATPDLPIFDDGADET, encoded by the coding sequence ATGACCGACCGGCTCGTCAGCAGCGCGCGCAAGGAAGTGGACGCCTACGAGGCGACGATCCGCCCGCAATCGCTTGATGAATTCATCGGCCAGGAGCAGGCGCGCGCCAACCTCCGTATTTTCATTACGGCGGCACGCGGACGCGGCGATGCTCTCGATCATGTGCTGTTTGCCGGACCTCCGGGCCTCGGCAAGACGACGCTGGCGCAGATCATGGCCAAGGAGCTAGGCGTCGGATTTCGCGCGACGTCGGGCCCGGTGATCTCGAAGGCCGGCGACCTCGCGGCGCTGCTGACCAATCTCGAAGAACGCGACGTGCTGTTCATCGACGAAATCCATCGCCTCAACCCTGCGGTTGAAGAAATTCTCTATCCCGCGATGGAGGACTTCCAGCTCGATCTGATGATCGGCGAAGGTCCTGCCGCGCGCTCGGTTCGGATCGATCTTCCGAAATTCACGCTCGTCGGCGCCACGACACGTGCCGGGCTGCTGACCAATCCGCTGCGCGATCGCTTCGGCATTCCGGTGAGATTGAATTTCTATTCCGTGCCCGAATTGGAGTTGGTCGTCTCGCGCGGCGCCCGTGTGCTCGGCGCCAACATGGCAAGCGATGGGGCGCGCGAGATCGCCAAGAGATCGCGAGGAACGCCACGCATTGCCGGACGTTTGCTGCGCCGGGTTCGCGATTTCGCGGCGGTCGAAGGCGCGGCCGTCGTCAATGCGGCCGTCGCCGATCGGGCTCTCAAGATGCTGGAGGTCGACGGCGAGGGGCTCGACGCCCTCGATCACCGCTACCTCGGTTGCATCCTGAAAAATTACGAAGGCGGCCCCGTCGGCATCGAGACGTTGGCGGCAGCGCTCTCCGAACCCCGTGATGCGCTCGAGGAAATCGTCGAGCCTTATCTCTTGCAGCAGGGCTTCATCAGCCGCACCCCCCGCGGCCGCGTCCTGACGCTCAAAGCTTACCGCCACCTCGGCGTCAGCGGTCCGGCGCGGACGGCCACCCCCGATTTGCCGATTTTCGACGACGGTGCTGACGAGACTTAA
- the ruvC gene encoding crossover junction endodeoxyribonuclease RuvC has product MTARAIRIIGFDPGLRRTGWGIVESDGVRLVYVASGVITPPKDDDLAYRLSALFDAVTSVIQSFSPSEAAVEETFVNENPRSTLKLGQARGAILLAPARLGLRVAEYTPNLIKKSVTGTGHAEKQQIQAMISFLLPKATFDSADEADALAIAITHAHHRSSRQRLATVAAKVAGT; this is encoded by the coding sequence ATGACTGCACGAGCGATTCGCATCATCGGATTTGACCCCGGCCTTCGGCGCACGGGCTGGGGCATCGTCGAAAGCGATGGCGTGCGCCTCGTTTACGTGGCCTCCGGTGTCATCACGCCGCCGAAGGACGACGATCTTGCCTATCGCCTTTCGGCCCTGTTCGATGCCGTGACCAGTGTCATTCAGAGCTTCAGCCCGTCGGAAGCCGCCGTCGAAGAAACCTTCGTCAACGAGAACCCGCGCTCGACGCTGAAGCTCGGACAGGCGCGCGGCGCCATCCTCCTGGCGCCTGCAAGGCTCGGTCTGCGAGTCGCCGAATACACGCCGAACCTGATCAAGAAATCCGTCACCGGCACGGGACACGCCGAAAAGCAGCAGATCCAGGCGATGATCTCGTTCCTGCTGCCCAAGGCGACGTTCGATTCCGCCGACGAGGCCGATGCGCTCGCCATCGCGATCACCCACGCGCATCATCGCTCCAGCCGCCAGCGGCTCGCGACGGTCGCAGCGAAAGTGGCCGGCACATGA
- the ruvA gene encoding Holliday junction branch migration protein RuvA: MIGKLKGKVDAIGESFLIVDVHGVGYEVQASSRTLRNLKPGDDVTLTIDTHVREDAIRLFGFQSEFERSWFRTLQTIQGVGAKVALSVLGVLGPQEIANAVVLGNWAAVEEAPGVGKKLALRIVAELKDKAPSLSLAGLPATPGGGPAAAVAPVGLPAAEAISALTNLGYNPAQANQAVALASRELGEAADTAALIKRALKELAR; encoded by the coding sequence ATGATCGGCAAACTCAAAGGCAAGGTCGACGCGATCGGCGAGAGCTTCCTCATCGTCGACGTGCATGGCGTGGGGTATGAGGTTCAGGCTTCCTCGCGAACGCTCCGCAATCTGAAGCCCGGCGACGACGTCACCCTGACCATAGACACGCACGTCCGCGAGGACGCGATCCGTCTGTTCGGATTCCAGAGCGAATTCGAGCGCAGCTGGTTTCGCACGCTGCAGACGATCCAGGGCGTCGGCGCCAAGGTCGCCTTGAGCGTTCTCGGCGTGCTCGGACCGCAGGAGATCGCGAACGCGGTGGTGCTCGGAAACTGGGCGGCGGTCGAGGAAGCGCCCGGCGTTGGCAAGAAGCTCGCGCTGCGTATCGTTGCGGAATTGAAGGACAAGGCACCGTCGTTGTCCCTAGCCGGACTTCCCGCAACTCCGGGCGGCGGACCGGCTGCGGCCGTCGCGCCCGTCGGCCTCCCAGCCGCCGAAGCCATCTCTGCGCTGACCAATCTCGGCTATAATCCAGCGCAGGCCAATCAGGCCGTGGCCCTCGCGTCCCGAGAACTCGGCGAAGCCGCCGACACGGCGGCGCTCATCAAACGCGCCCTCAAGGAACTTGCGCGCTAG